Proteins from a single region of Cytophagaceae bacterium:
- a CDS encoding alpha-L-fucosidase, translating to MNTLKTLFFILILNSALAQNTLHPSSNLYEYPKDPLVAQKLEQWREQKFGMIIHWGVYAVPGIIESWSICNEDWITRDSASRYDDYKKWYWGLSEKFNPTKFDPDQWAQAAKNAGMKYVVFTTKHHDGFNMFDTQFSDYKISNGPFKENPKADVAKYVFDAFRKQNMMIGAYYSKPDWHSQYFWWDLYATPNRNVNYDIRKHPWRWNQFINYTHNQIDELTSKYGNVDILWLDGGWVRPRSTVTEEVLAWGAPIPDFDQEINMPKLAEKARKNQPGILIVDRTVHGEFENYRTPEQAVPKVMSHDPWESCITLGGAWSYVPNDQFKSTENVIHLLVEIVAKGGNLLLGVGPTPEGLLLDEQIKKLEEIGNWLKINGEGIYETRAIDNFKNNSTYFTASKDGKLIYAIQLLGKETQLTETVQWEGKEPTKNSKMYILGQEKPLKWEVKDGKITVKLPIKIVETLKSQAAVVFKYSVE from the coding sequence ATGAATACACTGAAGACCCTGTTTTTTATTTTGATTCTAAATTCCGCATTGGCTCAAAACACCCTCCATCCGTCTTCCAATCTGTACGAATATCCTAAAGACCCGCTGGTAGCTCAAAAACTGGAACAATGGCGAGAACAAAAATTCGGGATGATAATCCATTGGGGTGTTTACGCCGTTCCCGGAATCATCGAGTCCTGGTCTATATGTAATGAAGATTGGATCACACGTGACTCAGCTTCAAGATACGACGACTATAAAAAATGGTATTGGGGATTGAGTGAAAAATTTAATCCCACCAAATTTGACCCGGACCAATGGGCACAGGCTGCCAAAAATGCCGGGATGAAATATGTAGTCTTCACCACCAAGCATCATGACGGATTCAATATGTTTGATACCCAATTTTCGGATTACAAAATTTCGAATGGACCATTTAAAGAAAATCCCAAAGCCGATGTCGCAAAATATGTGTTTGATGCATTCAGAAAACAAAATATGATGATCGGGGCATACTATTCAAAGCCCGACTGGCACTCTCAGTATTTTTGGTGGGATTTATACGCCACTCCAAACCGCAACGTAAATTATGACATTAGAAAACATCCCTGGAGATGGAATCAGTTTATAAATTACACGCACAATCAGATTGATGAACTTACCAGCAAATATGGGAATGTCGATATCCTTTGGTTGGATGGGGGTTGGGTGAGACCCAGAAGCACCGTTACTGAGGAAGTACTCGCATGGGGAGCTCCTATTCCGGATTTTGACCAGGAAATAAATATGCCAAAACTCGCCGAAAAAGCAAGGAAAAATCAGCCCGGCATTTTGATTGTTGACCGTACCGTTCATGGGGAATTTGAAAATTATCGCACTCCTGAGCAGGCGGTTCCTAAAGTCATGTCACATGACCCATGGGAAAGCTGCATTACACTTGGAGGTGCCTGGAGTTACGTGCCCAATGACCAGTTTAAATCAACAGAAAATGTTATTCATCTTTTGGTTGAAATAGTTGCTAAGGGCGGAAATTTGCTTTTGGGCGTTGGTCCAACACCTGAGGGTCTGCTATTGGATGAACAAATCAAAAAGCTGGAAGAAATTGGTAATTGGTTAAAAATAAATGGTGAAGGCATTTACGAAACCAGAGCTATTGATAATTTCAAAAATAACTCAACCTATTTTACTGCTTCAAAAGACGGAAAACTGATTTATGCTATTCAACTTTTAGGAAAAGAAACCCAATTGACTGAAACTGTACAATGGGAAGGAAAGGAGCCCACGAAAAACTCAAAGATGTATATTTTAGGGCAAGAGAAGCCATTAAAGTGGGAAGTTAAAGATGGGAAAATAACGGTTAAGTTGCCTATAAAAATAGTTGAGACACTGAAATCTCAAGCGGCGGTAGTTTTTAAGTACAGTGTTGAATAA
- a CDS encoding carboxylesterase/lipase family protein has translation MKKTLSFLLIAALSEGSVFAQITSGPGIAETNTEYGKVRGYIHNGIFTYKGMPYATAGRFETPKKPAKWEAVRSSMVYGPVSPLMTPTTQVHDESEFVFSHDWGYTNEDCMRINVWTPGINDGKKRPVLFWIHGGGFAAGSSQELPSYDGEALAKKGDVVVVSINHRLNILGFLDLSAFGDKYKTSANNSIVDMAMALEWVRDNISNFGGDAGNVMIFGQSGGGAKVNTLMAMPRANGLFHKAVNQSGAFRSNMLEKKDTQKLGVETLKELGIAPDKVDEIQKVPYDKLVAAGNKALKIVADQMKAEGRPVQGFGLGWGPSLDGEVLPYQPLSVEALQLSKNVPLMIGTVKNEFMASMGANLTDATEAEVDAFIAKKYGEKATAYKAAAKKAYPGYKKPSDLIDIDAMFRPGTVNQANVKSEVSGGAPVYVYLFDWQSPTVGGKYKSMHCMELPFVFNNIQRCEEMTGGGKEAIALAAKVSQAWINFAKTGNPNHPGLPVWPKYNSTNTSTMHFDLKCTVQAQQDKELFDLLK, from the coding sequence ATGAAAAAAACACTTAGTTTTCTTTTGATAGCGGCACTGTCGGAAGGCAGTGTGTTTGCTCAGATTACCTCCGGTCCCGGTATTGCAGAAACCAACACCGAGTATGGTAAAGTACGTGGATATATCCACAATGGTATTTTTACTTACAAAGGTATGCCTTATGCCACCGCAGGAAGATTTGAAACTCCCAAAAAGCCTGCTAAATGGGAAGCGGTAAGAAGCTCAATGGTTTATGGTCCGGTGTCACCGCTAATGACCCCGACTACACAAGTACATGACGAAAGTGAGTTTGTGTTTTCGCATGACTGGGGCTATACCAACGAAGACTGCATGCGTATCAACGTTTGGACTCCCGGCATCAACGATGGCAAAAAACGCCCGGTATTATTTTGGATACATGGCGGAGGATTTGCTGCCGGTTCAAGTCAGGAACTTCCCTCTTATGACGGTGAGGCTCTTGCCAAAAAAGGCGACGTAGTGGTGGTTTCTATCAACCACAGACTCAATATCCTTGGATTTTTGGATCTATCGGCCTTTGGTGATAAATACAAAACATCGGCCAATAACAGTATCGTAGATATGGCAATGGCCCTGGAGTGGGTTCGTGACAATATCTCTAATTTTGGTGGGGATGCAGGTAATGTGATGATCTTTGGTCAATCAGGCGGTGGAGCTAAAGTAAATACCCTTATGGCTATGCCACGTGCAAATGGATTGTTCCACAAAGCCGTGAATCAATCCGGTGCATTCAGATCAAACATGCTCGAGAAAAAAGATACCCAAAAACTTGGGGTAGAAACTTTGAAAGAACTTGGCATTGCACCTGATAAGGTAGATGAAATACAAAAAGTACCTTATGACAAATTAGTTGCTGCCGGAAACAAAGCCTTAAAAATTGTAGCAGACCAGATGAAAGCTGAAGGTCGTCCGGTACAAGGATTTGGACTGGGATGGGGACCAAGCCTTGATGGTGAAGTATTGCCTTATCAGCCATTGTCTGTGGAGGCTTTGCAACTTTCAAAGAATGTGCCTTTGATGATTGGGACCGTTAAAAATGAATTCATGGCTTCAATGGGGGCCAACCTTACCGATGCCACTGAAGCTGAGGTTGATGCATTCATTGCAAAAAAATATGGCGAAAAAGCTACAGCCTATAAAGCAGCTGCAAAAAAAGCATACCCCGGGTATAAAAAACCATCTGATTTGATTGATATTGATGCCATGTTTCGTCCGGGTACGGTAAATCAGGCTAATGTTAAATCTGAGGTTTCGGGCGGTGCTCCGGTTTATGTGTATCTTTTTGACTGGCAGTCGCCAACGGTAGGTGGGAAATACAAATCTATGCACTGTATGGAGCTTCCTTTTGTATTTAACAATATCCAACGCTGCGAAGAAATGACTGGAGGTGGTAAAGAGGCAATTGCTTTGGCTGCAAAAGTAAGTCAGGCGTGGATCAATTTTGCAAAAACCGGAAATCCCAACCATCCAGGGTTGCCTGTTTGGCCTAAATACAACAGTACCAATACTTCTACGATGCATTTTGACCTGAAATGTACCGTACAAGCACAGCAAGACAAAGAATTATTTGATTTATTGAAGTGA
- a CDS encoding DUF2911 domain-containing protein — translation MLKKILIGLVVLAIILFGVFKYMQFNTKKYSPEVQKTYKVGDATVKLFYCSPSKNDREIFGNLVPYGEVWRTGANEPTTLETDKPITLGNQSLPAGKYSLWTIPGKDSWNIILNTKIPGWGIGFDGKAQRNPKADLLNVTAKVSGLPAIQENLRIDIDSTLNFNWDNVRVAVPIGRL, via the coding sequence ATGTTAAAAAAGATTCTTATTGGGTTGGTCGTTTTGGCCATAATACTGTTTGGTGTGTTTAAATACATGCAATTCAATACTAAAAAATATAGCCCGGAAGTTCAAAAGACCTACAAAGTGGGCGATGCAACCGTAAAACTTTTTTATTGCAGTCCTTCGAAAAATGATCGGGAAATATTTGGCAATTTGGTGCCTTATGGTGAAGTATGGCGTACCGGAGCCAATGAGCCAACAACACTCGAAACCGACAAACCCATCACTCTGGGCAATCAAAGCCTACCAGCAGGTAAATATTCATTGTGGACAATACCCGGTAAAGATAGCTGGAATATCATCTTAAATACCAAAATTCCGGGATGGGGGATTGGTTTCGATGGTAAGGCACAAAGGAATCCAAAGGCTGATTTACTCAATGTTACGGCTAAAGTATCTGGCTTACCCGCTATTCAGGAGAATCTGCGAATCGACATAGATTCAACCCTCAATTTTAATTGGGATAATGTGAGAGTGGCAGTGCCTATAGGAAGATTGTAA
- a CDS encoding YitT family protein produces MILGVLLAGIALKGFLVPNHFFDGGVTGISLLIHEITHFNLGIIIVLMNLPLIIASYFSVGKRFAYRTLLAVVFLGICLTFLPYFDLTHDKLLISIFGGVFLGLGVGLIMRTGAALDGIEVLALYTLKRTSFTITEIILGINILIFSIAAFKFGLETALYSILTYFAASKTIDYVVEGLQAYTGVTIISAKSEEIKFQLVNTMQKGITVYKGERGYLPGSYEISNDCDIIFTVITRLELRKLKNLVYDIDPKAFVFANTIKEASGGVTTRRQHH; encoded by the coding sequence ATGATTCTCGGCGTATTGCTTGCCGGAATCGCCCTGAAAGGTTTCCTTGTACCCAACCATTTTTTTGATGGGGGTGTTACGGGTATTTCGCTGCTTATCCACGAAATCACCCATTTCAACCTGGGTATCATTATCGTTTTGATGAATCTCCCGCTTATTATTGCATCATACTTTTCAGTTGGGAAAAGGTTTGCCTATCGCACATTGCTGGCGGTGGTATTTTTGGGTATTTGCCTTACCTTCCTCCCCTATTTTGACCTGACCCATGATAAGCTTTTGATTTCTATCTTTGGCGGGGTTTTCCTCGGTTTAGGTGTTGGGTTGATCATGCGTACAGGAGCAGCATTAGATGGCATTGAGGTATTAGCTCTTTACACGCTCAAAAGGACTTCCTTCACTATTACCGAAATCATCCTTGGTATTAATATCCTGATTTTCAGCATAGCAGCCTTTAAATTTGGACTTGAAACCGCCCTGTATTCCATTCTGACTTATTTCGCCGCCTCCAAAACCATCGATTATGTAGTGGAAGGCTTACAGGCCTATACCGGCGTTACGATTATTTCTGCAAAAAGCGAAGAAATCAAATTTCAGCTGGTCAATACCATGCAAAAAGGCATTACGGTCTATAAAGGTGAGCGTGGATATTTACCGGGTAGCTATGAAATCTCCAATGACTGTGATATTATTTTTACAGTTATCACCCGTTTAGAGCTCAGAAAACTCAAGAATCTGGTGTACGACATCGACCCAAAAGCCTTTGTTTTTGCCAATACCATTAAAGAAGCATCAGGCGGAGTAACCACCAGAAGACAACATCATTGA
- a CDS encoding response regulator, translating to MKTKILVVDDESDLQILIKQKFRKQIREEKYEFIFAENGRQALEMMDTNSDISMVLSDINMPEMDGLTLLVKLSESNPLTKVVMVSAYGDMENIRTAMNRGAFDFVCKPVNFDDLETTMEKTIKHIDQIRQTFEAIRENNILKMYVDDSVLNFMSRQEFEKSLVSSDLITASVVFMDICGFTAISEKEKPDVVVSLINKYFDIMVKGIIAQNGIIDKFMGDAVMAIFKGDYHLDRAVEASLAVREEIDKIIDPIDGRSEFIPKVAIGIKSGEMVSGNIGSVTLKRLDYTVIGDTVNTAQRLQSVARESQIIIAEDDYQIIKDSFVCKEKGSVSLKNKAGEVKIYEVMN from the coding sequence ATGAAAACCAAAATTCTGGTAGTTGACGATGAGAGTGATTTGCAGATTTTGATCAAACAGAAGTTCAGAAAGCAGATCAGAGAAGAAAAGTACGAATTTATTTTTGCCGAAAACGGACGTCAGGCATTGGAAATGATGGACACCAATTCCGATATTTCGATGGTGTTGAGCGACATCAATATGCCGGAAATGGATGGTCTTACGCTTTTGGTCAAATTAAGCGAAAGCAATCCTCTAACCAAAGTGGTGATGGTGTCGGCCTATGGTGACATGGAAAATATACGCACAGCCATGAATCGGGGGGCTTTTGACTTTGTGTGTAAGCCGGTAAATTTTGATGACCTGGAAACCACCATGGAGAAGACCATCAAGCATATTGATCAGATCAGGCAGACTTTCGAGGCCATAAGAGAAAATAACATCCTGAAAATGTATGTCGATGACTCTGTGCTCAACTTTATGTCAAGGCAGGAATTCGAGAAATCTCTTGTTTCAAGTGATCTCATTACAGCCAGTGTGGTCTTTATGGATATTTGTGGCTTCACGGCCATTTCAGAAAAAGAAAAACCTGATGTGGTGGTAAGCCTGATAAACAAATATTTTGATATAATGGTCAAAGGTATCATCGCTCAGAATGGTATCATTGACAAGTTTATGGGCGATGCCGTAATGGCCATATTCAAAGGTGATTATCATCTGGACAGAGCCGTAGAAGCAAGCCTTGCCGTGAGAGAAGAAATTGATAAAATCATAGACCCCATTGACGGACGAAGTGAATTCATTCCAAAAGTAGCCATTGGTATAAAAAGTGGGGAGATGGTTTCCGGAAATATTGGCTCGGTCACTCTCAAGCGACTGGATTATACCGTAATCGGAGATACTGTAAATACCGCTCAAAGGTTGCAATCGGTGGCAAGAGAGAGTCAGATAATAATAGCAGAAGACGATTATCAGATTATCAAAGACTCGTTTGTTTGTAAAGAGAAAGGCTCTGTTTCATTAAAAAACAAGGCCGGTGAAGTCAAAATTTATGAAGTGATGAATTAA
- a CDS encoding DUF4412 domain-containing protein, producing the protein MKKFCIFILLIISSLTVFSQEKESEKKSEKDPLKNAEAAFDKAFDGLFKTKKKTEDPKKQEPAAKEKEVEKKESKGSFGGFSFGGKPKATYNFVSSMTMKIATTPAKEKTAMIMRSKYLFGADDKAVGVKFLSSTNSDMQKSQATMEMFVMDFEQNKFFTFTNNEGTKNVMAIGYKPDKLEQYATENEEQIKITKTSETKTIAGYKCDGYRIEDQESKDQVLMWISQSRVGDFAKMGQKMGGNAGMTGKGASKNYMAYTAHPELAKIMAQGRAVLGYSIRSEKGDQTDMEVEEIKVSDKFTFDTAAYKSMF; encoded by the coding sequence ATGAAAAAATTCTGTATTTTTATTTTATTGATTATAAGTAGTTTAACAGTTTTTTCACAGGAAAAAGAATCCGAGAAAAAATCTGAGAAAGATCCACTCAAAAACGCCGAGGCTGCATTTGACAAAGCATTTGACGGGCTTTTCAAAACCAAAAAGAAAACCGAAGACCCTAAAAAACAAGAACCTGCAGCCAAAGAAAAAGAAGTTGAGAAAAAAGAATCGAAGGGCTCGTTTGGTGGTTTTAGTTTCGGAGGTAAACCCAAAGCCACTTACAATTTTGTATCTTCAATGACCATGAAAATTGCTACCACTCCTGCCAAAGAAAAAACCGCTATGATAATGCGGTCAAAGTACCTCTTTGGTGCCGACGACAAAGCCGTGGGTGTCAAATTTCTGAGTTCTACCAATTCCGATATGCAAAAATCTCAGGCTACCATGGAAATGTTCGTGATGGATTTTGAGCAAAATAAATTTTTTACGTTTACCAATAACGAAGGCACTAAAAATGTGATGGCCATAGGCTACAAGCCTGATAAACTCGAACAATACGCCACCGAAAATGAGGAACAAATTAAAATCACGAAAACTTCTGAAACAAAAACCATCGCCGGTTACAAATGTGACGGTTACCGCATCGAAGACCAGGAATCAAAAGACCAGGTGCTGATGTGGATAAGCCAAAGTAGGGTAGGCGATTTCGCAAAAATGGGCCAGAAAATGGGTGGAAATGCCGGAATGACCGGAAAAGGGGCTTCGAAAAACTACATGGCTTATACTGCTCATCCCGAGCTTGCCAAAATAATGGCACAAGGGCGGGCGGTTTTAGGCTACAGCATCAGGTCCGAAAAAGGCGACCAAACTGATATGGAAGTGGAAGAAATCAAAGTCAGCGATAAATTCACTTTCGATACAGCTGCCTACAAATCGATGTTTTAA
- a CDS encoding dienelactone hydrolase family protein, translated as MKKILILLVLGFSVKAQEVINLYPSVAPGSETWDWKEAEIKTPDGNAIAYNVTIPTLTAYIPSKSKATGTAMLIAPGGAFHILSMDSEGHQVAKHLQANGVAAFVLKYRLVQLKTSNPMAELMGKMQDFKKLDAENAPVIELAIKDAQTALKHIRDNATKYDINSDKVGMMGFSAGGTLTLGTFYASEKSAKPNFIAPIYPYVPAVDYLKKIPEEKYPIFIALASDDNLGFAPANAQLYLEWKNASQPAEMHIYEKGGHGFGMNKKHLPVDTWIDRLTDWMKMQDFMNKKYPNQWEIGRKYWELEEGAKQNEARARRDFANLARYKDANLKTGLPKAGKRRVVFTGDSITDGWVNADKEFFEKNEYVGRGISGQTSPQTLLRFQQDVVALKPKAVIINIGTNDVAENTGDYSEEYTLGNYRSMIAVAKANGITPILASVLPASAFPWRPEIKDVAAKVFAMNSGIKKLAGEYGLVYLNYYDKLKNKEGGLSPDMAADGIHPNLACYKIMEKLADEAIKKALAKK; from the coding sequence ATGAAAAAAATCTTAATTCTCCTTGTTTTGGGCTTTAGTGTAAAAGCTCAGGAAGTCATTAATCTTTATCCTTCAGTTGCTCCCGGCTCCGAAACCTGGGATTGGAAAGAAGCAGAAATAAAAACACCGGATGGAAATGCCATCGCTTACAATGTAACCATTCCTACACTTACGGCATATATTCCATCCAAAAGTAAGGCTACCGGAACTGCCATGCTTATTGCTCCGGGAGGAGCATTTCATATATTGTCGATGGATAGCGAAGGTCATCAGGTAGCCAAACACCTTCAAGCCAACGGTGTAGCGGCGTTTGTGCTGAAATACAGATTGGTACAGCTTAAAACTTCAAACCCCATGGCAGAACTCATGGGCAAAATGCAGGACTTCAAAAAACTGGATGCCGAAAATGCTCCGGTAATCGAACTAGCTATAAAAGATGCTCAAACTGCCCTGAAACATATCAGAGACAATGCTACCAAATATGACATCAACTCCGACAAAGTGGGCATGATGGGCTTTTCAGCAGGTGGAACACTTACATTAGGGACATTTTATGCTTCAGAAAAATCTGCAAAACCCAATTTTATTGCACCCATTTATCCTTACGTGCCGGCAGTTGATTATCTGAAGAAAATCCCTGAAGAAAAATACCCGATATTTATTGCCCTGGCTTCTGATGATAACCTGGGATTTGCTCCCGCCAACGCCCAACTGTATCTTGAGTGGAAAAACGCCAGTCAACCAGCTGAAATGCATATTTATGAGAAAGGGGGACATGGATTTGGAATGAACAAAAAACACCTTCCGGTAGATACATGGATTGATCGCCTGACTGACTGGATGAAAATGCAGGATTTTATGAATAAAAAGTATCCAAATCAATGGGAGATAGGCCGAAAATACTGGGAGCTGGAAGAAGGGGCAAAACAAAACGAAGCTCGGGCAAGAAGAGACTTTGCTAATTTGGCCAGATACAAAGATGCCAATTTGAAAACTGGATTGCCCAAAGCCGGGAAACGGCGGGTAGTATTTACAGGGGATTCAATTACGGATGGCTGGGTCAATGCCGATAAAGAATTTTTTGAAAAAAATGAATATGTAGGAAGAGGGATTAGTGGTCAGACATCACCTCAAACACTACTAAGGTTTCAGCAAGATGTAGTGGCCTTAAAACCTAAAGCGGTGATTATTAATATCGGAACCAATGATGTGGCGGAAAATACTGGTGATTATTCGGAGGAATATACTCTCGGCAATTACCGCTCCATGATAGCCGTAGCAAAAGCCAATGGTATCACTCCAATTTTAGCATCAGTATTGCCTGCTTCTGCTTTTCCTTGGAGACCTGAAATAAAAGACGTGGCAGCCAAAGTATTTGCTATGAATAGTGGTATCAAAAAACTCGCTGGAGAATACGGTTTGGTGTATCTGAATTATTACGATAAACTCAAAAACAAAGAAGGCGGTCTCTCACCAGACATGGCAGCCGATGGCATACATCCCAACCTTGCCTGTTATAAAATCATGGAAAAACTGGCCGATGAAGCCATTAAGAAAGCATTGGCGAAAAAGTGA